In Zingiber officinale cultivar Zhangliang chromosome 3B, Zo_v1.1, whole genome shotgun sequence, a single window of DNA contains:
- the LOC122054993 gene encoding defective chorion-1 protein-like has product MAWKYCGAVGQSWPGGYSLTLDLPQSGQQLILLPALPHTPLLLRLPPRAEVGVVIRPAVRPGASSEEPPGPPDVVVQLFIAQAAPKTRSDFTSPNPYRGRPAASRSGPTPVEEDSPGDHPNPTPTEPVPEQPPAPPGADAGPSQSSSSARHHYRTTIPSKATLARRPDAPTSLLMMKGCLGSLWAESMDQISGAPPLVQMDRFSKSWAKVKDELRAMREERTASEVGYQQQLAHQAQEIQSRDTLLQERGERLEVQAAQLETQVAELRALKAELSQSRAALSGVSTALAVYQEGEEDRCLRSRMSYLTSSEFLSQAGARFSATIPCTAAGVIRQLHA; this is encoded by the exons ATGGCCTGGAAATACTGCGGCGCGGTCGGGCAATCTTGGCcaggaggctactccctcaccTTGGATCTGCCTCAGTCGGGGCAGCAACTCATACTGCTCCCAGCCCTGCCTCACACGCCGCTTCTCCTCCGCCTGCCGCCTCGAGCCGAGGTCGGGGTTGTGATCCGACCGGCCGTCCGGCCAGGCGCATCTTCAGAGGAGCCCCCCGGGCCTCCAGACGTGGTCGTGCAGCTCTTCATCGCGCAG gCGGCGCCGAAGACTAGGTCTGACTTCA CCTCTCCCAACCCTTACAGGGGAAGACCAGCTGCGTCCCGCTCTGGCCCTACTCCTGTAGAGGAAGACAGCCCAGGCGATCATCCGAACCCCACGCCAACTGAGCCCGTTCCCGAACAacctcctgctcctcctggtGCTGACGCCGGCCCTTCTCAATCTTCCTCCTCCGCCCGCCATCATTACAGGACCACCATCCCCTCTAAAGCTACTCTAGCTCGGCGGCCTGATGCCCCCACGAGCCTTTTGATGATGAAAGGCTGCCTCGGCagtttgtgggcagagagcatggaTCAAATAAGTGGTGCGCCTCCATTAGTCCAGATGGACAGGTTTTCGAAGTCCTGGGCCAAA GTGAAAGATGAGCTCCGAGCCATGAGGGAGGAGAGAACTGCATCTGAGGTGGGTTATCAGCAACAACTAGCCCACCAAGCTCAAGAGATACAGTCTAGAGATACCCTTCTGCAGGAGAGGGGCGAGAGATTGGAGGTTCAGGCAGCTCAACTGGAGACTCAAGTAGCTGAACTAAGGGCTCTGAAAGCAGAACTGTCCCAGTCCCGAGCGGCTCTGTCGGGAGTATCCACCGCCTTGGccgtctatcaagaaggagaggaggacCGTTGCCTGCGAAGTCGAATGTCCTATCTGACCTCTTCTGAATTtttatcccaggctggggcacgcttcTCTGCGACCATACCATGCACGGCGGCCGGGGTCATCCGTCAGTTGCACGCGTAG